The following proteins are co-located in the Colletotrichum lupini chromosome 4, complete sequence genome:
- a CDS encoding RNA 3'-terminal phosphate cyclase: MSRKPIEIDGRTGEGGGQLVRVAIALAAVTTQPVRITNVRGNRPSRGGGGSGSSKKGDNSGRKGGGLKAQHVTAIRWLAEATDAEVEGLSVGSSILTFIPRLSPSAALVNKSRKIKIVADTSAASTLLILQAILPFLLFAGGDEAKPIELEIQGGTNVDFSLSYEYPDQVLLPRLETSFESVRVERKLISRGWSKGPQSRGSIVLTIHPLKPGQPLRQLSPITNPYDGTPSERCKVVHSIDVTMIVPSYQQAILQETLATEIAGAFPHAELVYKHAEDSGSDKRTYTLLVAKDASGMLRWGCDESASPKQSRRRQLGHEHDDFAWAISRAVVCRLLGELSIPGSTVDKFLQDQLIIFQALAEGTTSFPRAAAPSSGSDDDVEVASQDMAQLDLGERMRKDRTDKPFGYGSLHAQTARWVASEILPSVEWYNKGTICKGVGTSFS, encoded by the exons ATGTCCCGCAAGCCCATCGAAATCGACGGGCGGACCGGCGAAGGAGGCGGACAATTAGTTCGCGTCGCCATAGCCCTCGCAGCAGTCACCACTCAGCCGGTACGCATCACAAACGTAAGAGGGAATCGTCCTTCCCGTGGCGGAGGTGGTAGTGGGAGTAGTAAGAAAGGCGACAACAGTGGCCGCAAAGGAGGCG GTCTCAAAGCCCAACACGTCACCGCAATTCGGTGGCTAGCAGAAGCAACAGACGCAGAGGTAGAAGGCCTCTCCGTAGGCAGCAGCATCCTAACCTTCATCCCCCGTCTCTCCCCCTCTGCTGCTCTCGTCAACAAGTCCCGCAAGATCAAGATCGTGGCGGATACGAGCGCGGCGAGCACGCTCCTGATTCTCCAGGCCATCCTCCCGTTCCTTCTCTTCGCAGGCGGAGACGAAGCCAAACCCATCGAGCTCGAGATCCAGGGCGGGACGAATGTAGACTTCTCGCTCTCGTACGAGTACCCAGACCAAGTCCTCCTCCCACGCCTGGAAACGTCATTCGAGAGCGTACGCGTCGAGCGGAAACTGATTAGCCGCGGATGGAGTAAAGGACCGCAGAGCAGAGGCTCCATCGTGCTCACGATTCACCCTCTTAAGCCAGGCCAGCCGCTGCGTCAGCTATCTCCCATAACGAACCCATACGACGGTACCCCCTCCGAACGTTGCAAGGTAGTACACTCCATAGACGTCACAATGATCGTCCCTTCCTACCAGCAGGCCATTCTCCAAGAAACACTAGCAACGGAAATCGCCGGAGCTTTTCCCCACGCAGAGCTGGTGTACAAGCACGCTGAGGACTCGGGCAGCGACAAGCGGACGTATACCCTCCTGGTAGCCAAGGACGCCTCTGGGATGCTACGTTGGGGCTGCGACGAGTCCGCGTCTCCGAAGCAGAGCCGGCGTAGACAACTTGGGCATGAGCACGACGATTTCGCGTGGGCCATCAGCCGCGCGGTCGTTTGCCGTCTACTTGGTGAACTATCGATACCGGGCTCGACGGTGGACAAGTTCTTACAGGATCAGCTTATCATCTTCCAGGCTTTGGCGGAAGGGACAACGTCGTTCCCACGTGCTGCTGCGCCGAGCAGCGGCAGTGATGACGACGTGGAGGTTGCGAGTCAAGACATGGCGCAGTTGGATCTAGGGGAGAGGATGAGGAAGGATAGGACAGATAAGCCATTCGGATATGGCAGCTTGCATGCTCAGACGGCGAGATGGGTGGCGTCAGAGATCTTGCCTTCGGTGGAGTGGTATAACAAAGGGACGATATGCAAAGGGGTTGGAACGAGCTTCAGCTAA
- a CDS encoding V-SNARE: MASKRSYEASEGNEGAQQPASKRNKNNKARDHQNAHIDPTWGQKYVFSSATGSTTVPVDPELDFEDDGDAMAYLKSVRTQANGIPHLLVAPKVPIGPQLPKELQYDDGDVDDAYEAEEGDRDIYTTGEGDFRGYYADGAYTARPDNWGKPHATHDDDEAEEGEWPGNEGIDDAEDQYSDAGADSESAIREAYFAAILTRFKRLRRLLHATPPASAVAALHPGSPHDFRVGAFAPKSATYKTWSNRLRDADPLPAQLASMDKEGVLRVLRVLLGGGAFLRRGSDMRERTSRWLWALLARLPERGEMNHVEVGWVRDLGRRAVLMMQSLADMAALRDALEGEGMDLGVNDAVDESSDDEEALGEMEVEERDGEGSGETSGAETSDGKFGVLAEGLKHQENVAIPKDPVGDGEVEDGEIDDDQKSEPMDVSEDGEIDEGEVAEDEQPPAETLEEARARLLAQIDTAAAVEDAPSEAPSEEPIVEEAARDGEGDSEASDQLRARMNMRATLNMILTVAGEFYGQRDLLEFRDPFTALAEYK, translated from the exons ATGGCCTCGAAACGCAGCTACGAAGCCTCCGAGGGCAACGAAGGCGCGCAGCAGCCCGCGTCCAAACGCAACAAGAACAACAAGGCGCGCGACCACCAAAATGCTCACATCGATCCGACGTGGGGACAGAAATACGTCTTCTCATCTGCCACGGGCTCGACGACGGTACCGGTGGATCCGGAGCTGGATTTTGAGGATGATGGAGATGCCATGGCGTATCTCAAGTCAGTGAG GACACAAGCAAACGGTATACCGCACCTCCTTGTGGCACCAAAGGTCCCGATCGGCCCGCAACTACCGAAAGAGCTCCAGTACGATGACGGCGACGTGGACGATGCCTACGAAGCGGAGGAAGGTGATCGCGACATCTACACCACAGGCGAGGGCGACTTTAGGGGATACTACGCCGACGGCGCATACACAGCACGACCCGACAACTGGGGCAAACCTCACGCGAcccacgacgacgacgaagcaGAGGAAGGCGAGTGGCCCGGCAACGAAGGTATCGACGACGCCGAAGACCAATACTCAGACGCCGGCGCCGACTCCGAGTCCGCCATCCGCGAAGCCTACTTCGCCGCCATACTCACACGCTTCAAACGCCTCCGCAGACTCCTCCACGCCACGCCACCCGCctccgccgtcgccgccctGCACCCAGGCTCCCCCCACGACTTCCGCGTCGGCGCCTTCGCGCCCAAATCGGCAACCTACAAAACCTGGTCCAACCGCCTCCGCGACGCGGACCCTCTCCCGGCACAACTCGCCTCCATGGACAAAGAAGGCGTGCTGCGCGTCCTCCGCGTGCTGCTGGGCGGCGGCGCGTTCCTCCGGCGCGGGAGCGACATGAGGGAGCGCACGAGCCGGTGGCTGTGGGCTCTGCTTGCGCGGTTACCGGAGCGCGGGGAGATGAACCACGTCGAGGTCGGGTGGGTGAGGGATCTGGGGAGGCGGGCGGTGCTGATGATGCAGAGCTTGGCGGATATGGCTGCGTTGAGGGATGCtttggagggggaggggatgGATTTGGGGGTGAATGATGCTGTTGATGAGAGTTCTGATGATGAGGAGGCGCTGGGGGAGATGGAGGTTGAGGAGAGGGATGGGGAGGGGAGCGGGGAGACGTCTGGGGCGGAGACGTCGGATGGAAAGTTCGGCGTCCTGGCCGAGGGGTTGAAGCATCAAGAGAATGTTGCGATACCCAAAGACCCTGTTGGCGACGGCGAAGTCGAGGACGGAGAAATCGACGACGACCAAAAGTCGGAGCCAATGGACGTCTCCGAAGACGGCGAGATCGACGAAGGCGAGGTTGCGGAAGACGAGCAGCCGCCGGCCGAAACGCTCGAGGAAGCACGCGCTCGACTCCTCGCCCAGATAGACACTGCGGCGGCCGTCGAGGATGCGCCATCCGAGGCACCATCAGAAGAACCCATCGTGGAGGAGGCTGCCCGAGACGGTGAGGGCGATAGTGAGGCTTCGGACCAGCTGCGGGCGCGGATGAACATGCGGGCTACGCTTAACATGATTCTGACTGTTGCCGGTGAGTTTTATGGGCAGCGCGATTTGCTCGAGTTCAGAGATCCTTTTACAG CTCTTGCCGAGTACAAGTGA
- a CDS encoding 40S ribosomal protein S27, whose amino-acid sequence MVLAVDLLNPSPAAEARKHKLKTLVPAPRSFFMDVKCPGCFTITTVFSHAQTVVICQGCTTVLCQPTGGKARLTEGCSFRRK is encoded by the exons ATG GTTCTCGCCGTTGATCTCCTCAACCCCTCCCCGGCCGCCGAGGCCCGCAAGCACAAGCTCAAG ACCCTTGTGCCCGCGCCCCGCTCCTTCTTCATGGACGTCAAGTGCCCCGGTTGCTTCACCATCACCACCGTCTTCTCCCACGCCCAGACCGTCGTCATCTGCCAGGGATGCACCACCGTCCTCTGCCAGCCTACCGGTGGTAAGGCGAGACTCACTGAGGGCTGCTCTTTCCGCAGAAAGTAA
- a CDS encoding phosducin family protein, with the protein MAAPMDQRIQVPIDDPNADTEWNDILRKHGVIPEKPPSPTPMIEEAIAEGRRLAHENRLEGKDLDELDELEDDEDEAFLEQYRQRRMQELNELTKKALHGTVYPISKPEYSREVTEASNNGPVFVNLTSSLGTNVESRVLSELWKQAAQEYGEIKFCEMRADKAIENYPERNCPTILVYKNGDIAKQVVTLVQMGGVKINMLQLDNLLVEVGAVPETDMRVAKRRRQAEDEEEERAMGKGIRQGNVSKSKGHDSDDDDWD; encoded by the exons ATGGCAGCGCCGATGGACCAGAGGATACAAGTCCCAATCGATGATCCCAATGCAGATACCGAGTG GAACGACATTCTCCGGAAACATGGCGTCATCCCAGAGAAGCCTCCCAGCCCGACTCCCATGATCGAAGAGGCCATCGCGGAAGGTCGCAGGTTAGCGCATGAGAATCGACTTGAGGGCAAGGATCTCGACGAGCTTGATGAGCTGGAGGATGACGAAGATGAGGCATTCCTGGAACAATACCGTCAGCGCAGAATGCAAGAGCTCAACGAGCTTACCAAGAAGGCCCTCCATGGCACCGTCTACCCGATTTCAAAACCCGAATACTCGCGCGAGGTCACAGAAGCATCCAACAACGGCCCGGTCTTTGTCAATTTGACGTCATCACTGGGCACAAACGTCGAGTCGCGAGTGCTATCAGAGCTTTGGAAGCAGGCAGCGCAGGAATACGGAGAGATCAAATTCTGTGAAATGCGCGCGGACAAGGCCATCGAGAACTACCCCGAACGAAACTGCCCGACGATCTTGGTCTACAAGAATGGCGACATTGCTAAGCAGGTCGTGACACTTGTGCAGATGGGAGGCGTCAAGATCAACATGCTTCAGCTGGATAACCTGTTGGTCGAGGTTGGCGCTGTACCAGAGACGGATATGCGCGTGGCCAAGCGCCGGAGGCAAGCagaagacgaagaggaggagagggCAATGGGCAAAGGTATCCGACAAGGAAATGTGTCAAAGTCCAAAGGACACGACAGCGACGATGACGACTGGGACTGA
- a CDS encoding AhpC/TSA family protein: MEQSVDPMAKEGIHNFRDLSRELGFTSSLPFCPTSDHAKIHVIAITMSSTAFVQRPAPAFKATTVFPGGEFKDIQLSDYLGQWVVLLFYPLDFTFVCPTEIIQYNDSLPRFSAINTTVLGVSTDSHFSHLAWTEKPRKQGGLGSDLQLPLVADKSHKISRDYGVLIEEEGVALRGLFIIDPKGILRQITVNDLPVGRNVEETIRLVEAFQFTDEHGEVCPAGWMNGSKGMKADPKGSLEYFAAQGETNGTNGHTNGNGQKRARVE; encoded by the exons ATGGAGCAATCTGTGGACCCAATGGCAAAAGAAGGTATCCACAACTTCCGGGATCTGAGTCGGGAGCTCGGATTCA CTAGCTCTCTTCCTTTCTGTCCCACCTCCGATCACGCAAAGATACACGTTATTGCCATCACGATGTCTTCTACCGCCTTCGTTCAGCGCCCTGCTCCCGCCTTCAAGGCCACCACCGTCTTCCCTGGCGGCGAGTTCAAGGACATTCAGCTGTCCGACTACTTGGGACAATG GGTCGTCCTCCTCTTCTACCCCCTTGACTTCACCTTCGTCTGCCCGACCGAGATCATCCAGTACAACGACTCGCTGCCCCGTTTCAGCGCCATCAACACCACCGTCCTCGGCGTATCGACCGACTCCCACTTCTCCCACCTGGCCTGGACTGAGAAGCCCCGCAAGCAGGGCGGCCTCGGCTCCGACCTCCAGCTCCCCCTCGTCGCCGACAAGTCTCACAAGATCTCGCGCGACTACGGCGTCCTGATCGAGGAGGAGGGCGTCGCCCTTCGCGGTCTCTTCATCATCGACCCCAAGGGTATCCTCCGCCAGATCACTGTCAACGACCTGCCCGTCGGCCGCAACGTCGAGGAGACTATCCGCCTTGTTGAGGCTTTCCAATTCACCGACGAGCACGGTGAGGTCTGCCCCGCCGGATGGATGAACGGCAGCAAGGGCATGAAGGCCGACCCTAAGGGCAGCCTGGAGTACTTCGCTGCTCAGGGCGAGACCAACGGCACCAATGGCCACACCAACGGCAATGGCCAGAAGAGAGCGAGAGTCGAATAA
- a CDS encoding RNA polymerase II transcription subunit 31 mediator produces the protein MATTVPDQPPPPPDNEPVYGGYTRFEIELEFVQSLANPLYLNHLATQKLLTRPDFVAYLAYLQYWTRPPYLKYLMYPGPTLKHLELLQQEQFRQDVISPDLVQRLMDDGMRAAVDWHRSDA, from the exons ATGGCGACAACAGTACCAGATCAACCGCCCCCTCCGCCCGACAATGAACCAGTCTACGGCGGCTACACGCGATTCGAAATCGAGCTCGAG TTCGTCCAATCACTCGCGAATCCCCTCTACCTAAACCACCTCGCGACCCAGAAACTCCTCACCCGCCCCGACTTCGTCGCCTACCTCGCCTACCTGCAGTACTGGACCCGCCCGCCGTACCTAAAGTACCTCATGTACCCCGGCCCAACGCTCAAGCACCTCGAGCTCCTGCAGCAGGAGCAGTTCCGGCAGGACGTCATCAGTCCCGATCTCGTGCAGAGGCTGATGGACGACGGGATGCGGGCTGCGGTCGACTGGCACCGGAGCGATGCGTGA
- a CDS encoding leucine Rich Repeat family protein — MVLLLELSARVFGAIFGDRVSGIPLWDLTLAERVRTPTCVTTRAVPPAGEGRGGGPRTGASQSLGAGWTSHTFQTRFSYIFFSIFAMADEPSLPSLLPSISWNAQTQSFSNNPRKRRYNFKSHSVAPPSWSNSSDPAVFSSDDDPGLDNYVEGRRKKKKYVGSWFHQQPASSDSATGEPRPALRGKRTLKRDLDSGVWMGSDSTDGDESVMMPDLPTQSKLPQLDRVMARRRNVISAEELEARDRVQQCLDSGTEYIDLSMMGLKTLTDATIRPLSEFSCIPIVAEGVPFEQKDPALQLYLYRNPLQRLPGAIFDLEHLTVLSLRGCRLRELPPAIGKMRSLRTLNLAQNLLRYLPAELLDLMAAPSALEELLLQGNHFFQAAERPALADLESLESGASGGSELTEAWRPGFDGVAGRFIVRSPVHYLDSSGFSHSEFRLDPEGVIVQTERMDDTGDSTSLISPPSSAPYHSKSAGRSVPSAKGSRVPSLMELALRSAYKSSDLGDLPDYIPDSLPHLQALLERAADQREVGGLTCSACKKPFVAPTTQWLEWWQVCLVESRQTQEGHVVKARPWTDLDEENEGAVPFLRRGCSWKCSPASLREGQWTIAPASKAK; from the exons ATGGTACTT CTCCTGGAACTCAGTGCAAGGGTGTTCGGAGCTATCTTCGGAGATCGTGTGAGCGGAATACCCCTGTGGGACTTGACCCTGGCCGAACGCGTTCGAACCCCCACCTGCGTCACGACACGCGCTGTCCCACCCGCGGGCGAGGGTCGTGGTGGCGGGCCTCGGACGGGAGCTTCCCAATCTCTTGGTGCCGGCTGGACCTCGCACACATTTCAGACTCGTTTCTCTTACATCTTCTTTTCAATCTTCGCCATGGCCGACGAACCCAGTCTTCCCAGCTTGTTGCCGTCCATCTCATGGAACGCCCAGACCCAAAGTTTTAGCAATAATCCGAGAAAGCGGAGGTACAACTTTAAAAGCCACTCTGTCGCGCCGCCATCATGGTCCAACTCTAGTGATCCTGCCGTATTTTCCAGCGATGACGACCCAGGTCTGGACAACTATGTCGAGGGACGgcgaaagaagaagaagtatGTAGGCTCTTGGTTCCACCAGCAGCCTGCCTCTTCCGATTCTGCAACCGGGGAGCCACGGCCAGCGCTGAGGGGCAAGCGAACCTTGAAGCGCGACCTGGACAGTGGTGTCTGGATGGGCAGCGACAGCACAGATGGCGACGAGAGCGTGATGATGCCCGATCTGCCGACGCAGTCGAAGCTACCTCAGCTCGACCGGGTAATGGCTCGGCGGCGCAACGTCATCTCGGCCGAGGAACTGGAAGCGCGGGACAGGGTACAGCAATGTTTGGACTCTGGCACCGAGTACATTGATCTATC CATGATGGGACTCAAGACTCTTACCGATGCTACCATTCGCCCTCTGTCCGAATTCTCCTGCATTCCCATTGTTGCCGAAGGAGTACCGTTTGAGCAGAAGGATCCCGCTTTGCAGCTGTATCTGTACCGCAACCCTCTGCAGCGGCTTCCGGGGGCCATATTCGACCTGGAGCACCTGACAGTGCTTTCGCTCCGTGGATGCCGACTACGGGAGCTGCCCCCTGCGATTGGCAAGATGCGAAGTCTTCGCACCCTGAACCTCGCCCAGAACTTGCTTAGATACCTCCCGGCCGAGCTTCTGGATCTCATGGCAGCTCCCTCCGCCTTGGAAGAGTTGCTTCTACAGGGCAATCACTTCTTCCAGGCGGCTGAGCGGCCTGCGCTGGCTGACTTGGAAAGTCTTGAGAGCGGCGCTTCTGGGGGGTCGGAACTGACCGAGGCATGGAGACCCGGCTTTGACGGTGTTGCAGGCAGGTTTATCGTGCGATCACCAGTCCACTATCTCGATAGCTCGGGCTTCTCGCACTCTGAGTTCCGCCTTGACCCGGAGGGAGTGATCGTGCAGACGGAGCGGATGGACGACACTGGAGACAGCACATCCCTCATCTCCCCACCGTCATCGGCACCCTACCACTCAAAGTCCGCTGGAAGAAGCGTTCCGAGTGCAAAGGGAAGTCGCGTTCCTAGTCTGATGGAGTTGGCACTACGAAGTGCTTACAAGAGCTCCGACCTCGGCGACCTGCCCGACTACATCCCTGATTCGCTGCCTCACTTGCAAGCCCTACTCGAGCGTGCTGCCGACCAGCGTGAAGTTGGCGGACTTACTTGTTCCGCGTGTAAGAAGCCCTTTGTGGCACCCACAACGCAGTGGCTGGAGTGGTGGCAGGTTTGCCTTGTCGAGAGCAGGCAAACCCAAGAAGGTCACGTCGTCAAGGCTCGCCCCTGGACGGATTTGGATGAGGAGAACGAGGGGGCTGTTCCGTTCTTGAGGAGAGGATGCTCGTGGAAATGTAGCCCTGCTAGTTTGAGGGAGGGACAGTGGACGATTGCTCCTGCTAGCAAGGCAAAGTGA
- a CDS encoding ribonucleotide reductase inhibitor: MSAPRTKRLFAGASSDPSQRQITSFFSTRSGPAPPPAGPSPNVQETIPSDVQSNLLSVGMRVRKSVPEGYKTGSYSSFKLWTDATDRRTPVVRSTTTTSINRHRSAASQRELLPFCGINKVGGLSSQPVHHSSDEDDYELDDGRVPGLDDMPGLCSSQESVESVESTASDGRSKKRFFAHDEESDEPVQMWADRAAWLEGEVSPRSLAPSGWANARPLAVPRKSRRSLKTRLGQENVVVDDFEEADFLVTPDTDMSDA, from the coding sequence ATGTCGGCCCCGAGAACGAAACGTCTCTTCGCCGGCGCATCAAGCGACCCCTCCCAGCGCCAAATCACCTCCTTCTTCAGCACCCGATCTGGCCCAGCTCCTCCCCCGGCCGGTCCTTCGCCCAACGTTCAAGAAACCATCCCCTCGGACGTACAATCCAACCTCCTCTCCGTCGGCATGCGCGTCCGCAAGTCCGTGCCCGAGGGCTACAAGACGGGATCCTACAGCAGCTTCAAGCTGTGGACCGACGCCACGGACCGCCGTACCCCAGTCGTCCGgtcaaccaccaccacctctaTCAACCGCCACCGCAGCGCCGCCTCTCAACGTGAACTCCTGCCCTTCTGCGGCATCAACAAGGTCGGAGGCCTCTCCAGCCAGCCGGTCCACCACTCCAGCGACGAGGACGACTACGAACTCGACGACGGCCGCGTGCCTGGGCTGGACGATATGCCGGGCCTGTGCAGCTCCCAAGAGAGCGTGGAAAGCGTCGAGAGCACGGCCAGCGACGGACGGAGCAAGAAGCGCTTCTTCGCTCACGACGAGGAGAGCGACGAGCCGGTGCAGATGTGGGCGGATCGCGCGGCGTGGTTGGAGGGCGAGGTGAGCCCGCGGAGCCTGGCCCCGTCTGGGTGGGCCAACGCTCGTCCGCTGGCTGTCCCGAGGAAGAGCCGTCGTAGTTTGAAGACCAGGCTGGGGCAGGAGAACGTTGTCGTGGATGATTTCGAGGAAGCGGATTTTCTCGTTACGCCTGACACTGATATGAGCGATGCGTAA